CTTACACTTCTCGCTCTTTACTATATAGAAGAACTGAGCCACCACAATTATCCACCATGAGAGGCTCAGCACCAGCGACGAACCCACCAACCCCAGCCCTATCTTGTACACAGCCACCCAACTCAGCAACAGGTGCAGCAACAGTGTAGCTGCCGATATATATGCACTTGGGGCCACTATGCTTTGAGCCTGTAGAAACTTTTGGATCGGGAAGTTGGCTGCGTATGCGTAGATTTGAGGAATGAGGCCGTAAACGAAGATCGCGGCTGCTGATGCGATTTCAGATGATTCACCTAGAAGAATCAGGATTGGTTTGCAGAAGATGTAGATGAAACTGAGAAGGAACCCGGTTATGGTGAGAAGAACGGTGGATTTCTGGAGATAAATGCCCAGCATTTCAAATTTTTGAGCTCCGAATGCTTGCCCACACAGAGTCTCAACGGCACTCCCCATCCCTAACTGTTGATAAACTCAGAGAAATGAATAAATACAGATATATAAAAAGACTCAAACCAGAGAAATACTTGTTAGTCAGAGCTGTAAGTAATATCATGGGTACCATGAGGCCGTAAGCGAACATCTGGACGCCGGTGTTGCCGAGGGAGGCGGCGGCGAGCTCAAGATTACCGAGGTGGCCGGCGAAGATTTGGGTGGACATAGACATGAGATAGTTGATCATGTAAACAGCGACGGCGGGGCCGGCGAGTCTGAAAAGAAGCTTCAATTCAGTCCAAGTTGCCGCGAGGAGGCGCTGGCAGAAGGGCAGCCGAGTGTCGGACAATATGCTCTCCAGCTGTCCACTGGTTTCAGGCCTTCTCTCCGACGACAATGGTGGATGGGACTGTAACATCGGTTTATCAACACCATCACGAGAAGATTCCATTGGGTTCTAGGCGGAGGCGGCGACGATAATCACGGTGGCCCAGCGGTGGTCGGAATCGATAAGCAAACGAAATGCACCATGTTCATCTCGTGGGATGTGGGCTTTAAAGGCTTTGAGATGAGCACTGAGCGGTggcaaaggaaagagaaaatggtCCTTACACCGAAACGGCATTTCTTGacctcaaattattttattatttaattaatctctTTTTGTCAACCCTTCtcaaaagtttctattttttaaaagggaaaaataaaaataaaataaaaaatccaatatttggaagcaaatttatttcaaataaaaggatttttaattaaacgaataattaaaataaaaataacgcattttccttattttacaTCTTAAAgaataggtttttattattttgacttCTCTTTAAAcataattctaaatataaatggttaatttagtttaaaataattaaatttatattacttattcTAGAATTTCCTTAAccaatttatttctaaaatgagcacacttttctctttttggttctaaaattttttattcaatttatatatatatcaccccTCATAAACGTCTtggatttattatttcattctttGCTCGATTAAGTTCATCCTTTCTAGGTCTTTGTTATAGATAATCTGATattgtatatattatataaaatatatatatatatatatatatatattaaaattaaaaattattagtggAGTTTTcagccataaaaaaaattaaaaaaaaaattctatttatcaatatttGTAATGAGCCCCACTCCATAATGTGAATGACACAGTTGGCTTGATATAAGTGTGGCTGCTAATCAACCCTTGCCTTTTTAGAAGAATGGTAGGTGTTGAAATTCCGATATTGCAAATCAAACACTTCaataatttagagttttaaAAGCATATATTAATCCGACAAAGTTAGAATCAATTCGACAGTGTTTTTACAGTTTTtgtatttgaagtatttttttaaaaaaaaaaatttatattcaacatgtttctttagaaaacactaaaagtaatttttcaatattataaataattttttagatttaaaaagtcttttttaaattttattaaattcttaaaatccatttaaaatttattttagaaaatatttttaatatttttaatacttaaaattttttatcattcaagtgttaaaagaattataaatattttttatgacaaTAATTCTAGAAAGTATTTATactatttctaatacttaaaaaataaaaatttttaaatcctaaaaatattataattatttcttaaaatcattatcaaacaaattcttaaagTTTATTTCacatggattttaaaaaatgattttaataccactaacacttaaatttttttttatcatttaagaattaaaaagattaaaaatattttctaaaatcaatataaaacaCATTTTTACTTTTCTATCAAAAACACCTTTTAAGTTAAAGTAAGTTTCTAGGATCCTTATATAAGATCGCAATAACATGACAAATAtagttaggtggtgtttgtttttttacttaattctaaatagaaccttaatacttaatagtgttaaatattaggttatttatttttgtagtattttactattttatttctattaagtattaaaaggtaaaaaaaaacttatatgttattttttctatttagaaaaaactacatattttaattttttctatttagtaaaaagtttataataagtcatgaaaaagtagaaaaacaaacaacctaaattctaaaactaaattattttcaggccaaaaaaacaaataccaccttagtGTCGTAGGCCCAAAACTATATTGTTCCATACTTTGAAGACAATTCTTCAAAAGCAAAGAATTAATTTTAGGTCGTCCACATCcatagataaaaattaaaaagattttgggGTTGGTTATACATGCATCACACTGTACCATTTAGAAAGCCAATAAGATCTTGCTTTCAAGAAAGAGGTTAAggcaataaatttatttatgggta
The window above is part of the Vitis riparia cultivar Riparia Gloire de Montpellier isolate 1030 chromosome 12, EGFV_Vit.rip_1.0, whole genome shotgun sequence genome. Proteins encoded here:
- the LOC117927132 gene encoding protein DETOXIFICATION 40-like, coding for MESSRDGVDKPMLQSHPPLSSERRPETSGQLESILSDTRLPFCQRLLAATWTELKLLFRLAGPAVAVYMINYLMSMSTQIFAGHLGNLELAAASLGNTGVQMFAYGLMLGMGSAVETLCGQAFGAQKFEMLGIYLQKSTVLLTITGFLLSFIYIFCKPILILLGESSEIASAAAIFVYGLIPQIYAYAANFPIQKFLQAQSIVAPSAYISAATLLLHLLLSWVAVYKIGLGLVGSSLVLSLSWWIIVVAQFFYIVKSEKCKYTWGGFSLKAVSGLCGFFKLSAASAVMLCLETWYFQVLVLLAGLLENPEVALDALSICMTILGFVFMISVGFNAAASVRVGNELGAGHPKSAAFSVVMVTLVSFLISGVAAAVVLVLRHVISYAFTGGETVAQAVSDLCPVLAITLMLNGIQPVLSGVAVGCGWQAFVAYVNVGCYYIVGVPLGSLLGFYFKLGAKGIWLGMLGGTLMQTLILIWVTTRTNWNKEVEKARERLEKWDDKKQPLLMD